Genomic window (Flavobacteriales bacterium):
TGCCACGCTCCATGCTGTCCACGCTTCCTCCTTCGTTCAAGCCGGGCTCCATGCCGTCCAGCCAGAGGATGCGCGAGGTGATCAGGTCATCATTGGCGGTGCTGTCCGTGGCGATCTTGCCCGTGTATTGCCGGCCCTTGAAGATGCCGAAGGACGGCACGCCTTCACCGAATTTGCTCACCACGCGATGCAATCCCTCGGGCGTGCGGTTGCTGCTCTTCTGCGTGCCTAAGCCGTTCGTTGCGGTGGAGATCACGTATTCCGCTTTCATCTGCCCCTCCACCACGAAGTACATGCGCTGGCTCTTCACGGAGACGTAAAGGACATAGCCTTCCGATGGTGCGGCCGGATAATGCACCTGCATCCATTCGATCAGAAGATCCGCCAACGGCTGCTTTTGCGCAGAAGGGACCAAGGCCAGATCATTTGCCTGTGCCATGGTGCCGACGGTGAAAGTGGCACTACAAATACAGGCCAGCGCAAGGCGGGTGAGGCGCATCAGCTTATCAACGGTTGGAGTTGCAAAAAAGTGCCATGTCAAAGTTGGCGTTGCGCAGCTGGCAGGCCATCTGGCCCCGGATCTTCTTTTCCACAATGCATCACGATCAGGTACCATCTCACTTCGATAAGGATGACTCCGGTCATCCTGTCAGATCTAAAACAAACTCGTGAACCCGAAGTGCACTTTTCCGCCCCTCAGTTCCACCGGGTTGTTGAACTGCTTCCCAAGGGCATAGCTCAGGGAAAAGATCCCCGCCTTGGTCTCGAAGCTGGTACCCACCCCGAAGCCCAACGGGGTGTCGGTGAGCAAGGACGTACGGCTTTGATCCTCCCACCAGCCTTGGTCCACGAACACGAAAAAGTTGCTGTTCTCCTCGAAGAGAAAACGGTATTCAGCAGTAGCGATCGCATACGAGGAGGCATAGATCCCGGCCTCGTCCACACCGCGTTGCGTTTTGATGCCGCCGATCCGGTAGAGCTCATTGGAGTATAGCCGATCGTTCACCATGCTACCGCCCTGTCCCGCCAGCTTCACGGTGCTGCGCCTTCCTATGGGGATGAACCAGCTGACCTTGCCGTTCAGCTCGTACTGGACACTGCGGTGGTCGGTGGCCGCGGTGTCGCTGAAGGTGGCGGTGGAACTGCGCTTGTTGCCTACCGAGCCCTCCAGGTCCACTCCGATACCCTTGCGGGGATTGAACCGGTAGTCATAGCGTTCGCGCAGTACGCCGATGCCGTAGGCCGTCAGCTTCACGTCCGCCAGGCCCGGTGTATAGAACAGTTGCTGGCCCAATCGCTGGCTGTTCTTGTTGTTCACGAACACACGCACCTTGTCGCCACGGCTCATCAGGTATTCGATCGCTGCCCGGTAGGTCACTTCCAGAAAGGTGGTGTCCCGCTTGAAGAGCGTCAGGCCGAGGTCCGCGCCGAAGGGTGTGTTGAACGCGAACGGATAGTTGAAGCCCACCTTGAGGTTCTGTGTGCGGTCCTGCAGGCTGCGCCAGCTCAGGTCAATGGCTTCGCCGTGGTGCAGGGCATTGCGAAGTTTGAGGTCCAGGTCCCCGGTGAAATGGACCTTTCCTGTGATCGCGTCCTGCGCCACGCCCAAGATCCCGTTGAAGTTGCTTGCCCGTTTCGCGTCCAAGAAGAGGTAAAGCTTGGTCTGCTCCGGTGAAAAGAGCAGGTATGCAGGTTGCTTCCGGGCCACGAAGGGAAGTTCGCGCGTCCGAGTATCCAAGCCACGCACCAACGTTTCATTGTACGCATCGCCCGGACGGATGCCGAGATGTGACTGGAGATAGCGTGCGTTCACACGGGCGGTACCGCGTACCACCACGCTATCGATGGTAACGTACCGTCCACGGTCCAAGTGTACCGTGGCCGAGAGCCCCCCATCGCCTTCCCGAAGGCTGTCCAGACCCACAACCGCGAAGGGATATCCGTGATCCTCGCATTCCTTCAGCAAACCTTCGAACAATTTCGCCACTTGCCGTGGGGTGATCGGCCGGTCCTGATAAAAGCGCTCGCGGAAGCCGGTGGAGCTGGCGATCTCCTGGGGAACGGATCCCGCCGTGAGCTGCGCCCAGCGGTACTGCGCGCCCAAGTGGAAATAGCACGTTGTCGTGTCCTTTCCCGCCACGCAACTGTCGCGTGATGCGGCGAGATAGCCTTCCGCGATCATCGCATTGCGAAGTTCGGTCGAGCGCTGGGGAACCTGGCCCACATCCAGCTTGAACGGGCCTCTCAACTTGCGGGGCAGCACCGTGTCCGCCCGCACGGAGAGCACATGCTGTTGCGCTTGGGCGGCCAGCGCGACAAAGAGAAATGGGATGACAAGGGTCCGCCACATCACAGGATCCAGGGGATCGGGCTTCCTCCCTGTGCGAGCAGGATCTCGTTCGCGGCACTGAAATGGCCGCAGCCCAAGAAGCCGCGAAACGCGGAAAGCGGGGAGGGGTGTGGCGCTTTCAGGATATAGTGCCGGTCGCTGTCGATCAACGCTTCTTTGGCCTGTGCGTGCCGCCCCCAGAGCAGGAAGATCAGCCCTGTGCGCTCCTTGGAAAGCGCGGATATGGCGGCATCGGTGAAGCGCTCCCAGCCGTGGCCATGGTGCGAGGCGGCCTCACCGGCGCGCACGGTGAGCGTGGCGTTGAGGAGCAACACGCCGTTTTCGGCCCAGTGGCTGAGGTCCCCGCCGGAAGGGGTGAAGGGGCGGATGTCCCGCTGGATCTCCTTGAAGATATTCTGCAAGGAAGGGGGAGGGGGGATCCCGGCCGGCACGGAAAAGCTGAGCCCATGCGCCTGTCCGGGACCGTGGTAGGGGTCCTGGCCGAGGATCACCACGCGCACAGCGTCGAACGGTGTGAGCTGGAAGGCGCGCAGGATATCCTTGCCGCGCGGATAAACAGCATGCGTTGCCCGTTCCTGCACCAGAAAACTCTTCAAGGCGGCGAAATACGGCGCGCTGAATTCCGTTAAGAGCTTGTCAGCCCATCCGGGATCGATGTCCGGGATCTGCGGGGCAGCAGGGGGAATAGCTCCGTTGTTCATGGGTCCGGGAAGGATCCCTCCGGGGATCGTTGAAACTTTTTAGCCGTGGTCAAGGTAATAGGGGCTAATTTTGGAAGGTAAATCCAGCATCTGAGCAACGATGAAAAAGGTCTTCAAGGTATTCGCGATCGTGGCGGTGGCCAGCATGCTCT
Coding sequences:
- a CDS encoding L,D-transpeptidase is translated as MQVHYPAAPSEGYVLYVSVKSQRMYFVVEGQMKAEYVISTATNGLGTQKSSNRTPEGLHRVVSKFGEGVPSFGIFKGRQYTGKIATDSTANDDLITSRILWLDGMEPGLNEGGSVDSMERGIYIHGTADEGSIGTPSSHGCIRMRNSDVIALFDRVLIGTLVVILDN
- the ung gene encoding uracil-DNA glycosylase translates to MNNGAIPPAAPQIPDIDPGWADKLLTEFSAPYFAALKSFLVQERATHAVYPRGKDILRAFQLTPFDAVRVVILGQDPYHGPGQAHGLSFSVPAGIPPPPSLQNIFKEIQRDIRPFTPSGGDLSHWAENGVLLLNATLTVRAGEAASHHGHGWERFTDAAISALSKERTGLIFLLWGRHAQAKEALIDSDRHYILKAPHPSPLSAFRGFLGCGHFSAANEILLAQGGSPIPWIL